ATCTTATGTAGTTCATGAATACATACAATCTTCTTCATTAAAGCTCTGGaatgtttaaaagaaaagaaactatAAAATACAAAAGATCCAGCCAATCACCATCATGTACTATATAACCTCCCATGTTCTGAAACTGACTTTAGTGTTCAAAGCAGCATCTTGAAATTGAGGCTACTGATGGAGAGAAAACAAAGGAGTTGCAAAAACTGCCGATGTGTGACGGAACGtgaatctaatttttttttagctatatAGAAATTGGGACACTTGAAACTCAAATATCCCACTTTCACTCATTCACTTCTTCTGCTAGTGTCTAAAACTTGTAGTTGACTATCTGCTCAGCTTGCTCAAGCACCTGAGCTCGCGGATGGCCGATTTGCCCCGTTGGGTGTGCATGGTGGCGGCGCGGGCCTGTCTCCCGCAGCATCCTTCCTGTGTGTGAGGATAAGAGCGGCGCAGAGGAGGGGAGCCAGAGAAACTGGGTGGAGAGCGGCTGCGGGCAAGACAGCCCCCGCGATGCTCGTGGCGGGATGGGGAAGAGCTGACGGAGCGTTGCAGTGAGGAGGAACTGCGGGGAGAGGCGCTAGAGCTGCGCTGGTGGAGGTGGTGAGCAGCAATGGGACTGACGAACACATGCCTCGTGCCCACATGTTGGGGGGATGAGCAGCTGTGGTGCGGAGATCCACGAGGTGAGCTGGCCATTAGCTGGGCCAAACAGGTCAGCAGGTCTGAGTCACTGGTGCTTCCGGTAGAAATCCTGTACCGCCGTAGCCTGAAGGAGAAGTCAAACAAAATCAAACTATGCTATAGCATGAAACTGATGAAGAAataagggtgttttcacacttgagtcctctttaaaagaaccaAATTCAGACTCCTTTAAGTGGACCAAGTGGACCTCTTTACGTTCACACTGTCCCTGTCTCTGAAAGAGGACTCTGATCCTTTTTTGGTCCACTTAAGTAGGAATGTGGTCTCAGACCTCTTTGTGTTCATACTGTTGCTTTTTGGATCTAGTCCAGTGTGTGCGCTCGTAAAATATATATCGTATGTATCAAAAATTTTAAACTGGCATCTCTCTTACACAATTTGGAAGCGGTTGAAATTACAGTAAACAAGTGTACGTTGTGAACGAATAATTTGAAGTGATCTGCCAGAAGAAGCAGCCATGATGAACAGCCAATTTGTATGGAGGCATCTGATGCCCAAACTACATTAGAATTCGCAAATGGAAAAATCAAGTGAGCCTGGATTGATTTGTGTTCACAATGGACATTTTTAGCGAACCGTACCATTGGCTGAAAGCGGACCGTACTTAGAACACCTCCTGAGATGGTCTCGGTTCGCTTTTTAAGGGGTCTGAGATCGTTTATGGGCCAAAAATCACGCAAACAGTGCTCAGATCCCTGAAAAAGaccaagtgtgaaaacaccctaagAGATGGTTGTCTAGAAAGTCGTTCATTTCTGTCTGGGATATAGATTCTGATAAACCTAATTATCTCCAATAACTATATGTTGGCTTTGCTGAGCCAAAATAACTACCTTGCATCCACAGTGGAGCGGCTAGGAGGTTTTCCTGGTGGTGGACGGGGCACTAAGTGTGCAGTGATGGTTTCCGCACTAGCTGTAGTAGGGGTAACTGGCCGTGGTATCTTGCTCTTCCGTAAAAGTGGACTGGAGGAAGAGGACAGTGATGGAGCATCATCTCCATGACGATCGGAACGAGAACCCAGAAGTGACTCGTCATCTTGAGAGCGTTCAGAAGAGGCAGAAGAAATCTGGTCCCGCTGCATGGCAGCCATGATGACACGCCTGTCGGAGGATAACGTCGGGGAAGCAGAGGGGGAAACTGGAATGTGGTGAACCCTCCTCTGGAACAACTTCTCTTTAGCAGATCCAGGTGGTGGGTCCAGAAGGCTAGATGGTTCTAATACTGGGATACGGCTGTGCCGATGACTGGGGTCTTGTTTAGGAATGGAGGCTGGAGAAGAGGAGCCATTTCTTGTAGGACCACCTTCCTTTCCCTCCTCCAGAGAGCACTGGTTGGGCTCTATGGAGTGGAGTGGAAGCTGCTCGTTgttgtctctctgtgtgtctaAAGGTGGTGTAAGACAGCTGTTCATCATAACTGGGCTATGCAGAGACGGAGGTGTGCGTGGAGACGGCACCAGGCTTGGCACTGGGCTTGAAGGTTTCTGAGGGCTGTTCCCATTTAGCAAAGGATCCCCCTCAACATTAGAGGGGCTGGTGGGCTGGAAAGCAGCCTGCTCCTGTGGGGAGTTGATGTCAGCTGTGTTGTCTTGAGGATGGATCTCATTGTTACCATTATCAGTATCACGTCTCTCCAGTGGAACACTGTCAGATGCAGATTGGGAGGACAGCACAGAAGGTCGCTGAGCCGTCAGCTGAGAGAGGGATAGAGAAAATTAGCAATGTATTACATAAACGTTCAAGTCCTTGATGTCACCCGGAGGTCATAAATTCAGGTTCATTCTTGATATGAATGCTTGTATTGGTAACCAAACATGCCTGCATGCAAATAGAAACTGATCTTTTACAAACCACACATAACATCTTATTGTTAGTGAAGAGAAAATGTCCATAAGGTATTAATATTCTTTAGACCAGGGGTGTCAAATCCAGCTCTAGGAGGACtaatgtcctgcagagtttagctctaacctGTTTCAACACACCTAaatggaagtttctagtaatccagAATCCTAGGtttgtttaattagggttggagctaaactctgcagtacagtggccctccaggagcaagaTTAGATACTCCTGCTTTAGACACCTTGGAAGAAAACCAAAACCTGACTGGCAAAGGCTTAAACAGCATAAGAGGTGGTTAGTCACATATTCAGAGGAATGAAAACACataagctctgttccaaaacctagtgactGGAACTCTCTAAATAAGCATTACCTCTGTGTGGCCTATAGTTAGAGttggacttgtaacccgaaggctgcgggttcaagtctcagtaccggcagaaatgtaggtggggggagagaatgaacagcgctctcttccactctcattacccacaactgaggtgcccttgagcaaggcgcctaacccccaatcactccccgggcACTGCAGCAAAAAtagctgcccactgctccgggtgtgtgtttacggtgtgtgtgtgtgttcaatactcactgctgtgtgtgtgcacttggatgggtgaaatgcagagcacaaatacTGAGTAtaggacaccatacttggctacgaATCACTTTCAAAAAGTCAAAACACCAAGCTACAGTAATTCTAACACACAGTAACTGAGAACTGATAGACATTTGTAATTGCAGGCAGACTATCTCAGACTTGCCTATGTGGTCCTGTTTTTACCAGGCAGACCCATTTAATCAAGACACCATCTACAATTTTTTCCTTTGCACTTTGGTCAAGGAAAATGAAACATTAATGGTGCAAACTTAAATTTCTATAAATGTTGTAATTGTTCCTGTTTTTTAGTGCTTTTTCACTAATCTTGTTGCAATGCATTCCAGGATTGTCTGTGATGCCTTCTTAGAATATGGTTGAGGTTTCTTAAAAAGCAATATACTCTTTATGTCTAATTTTTGGAATGTCCTTCTTGTTAGAAGCATGCCTTTTTATGCCCTAAAATTCCATtaaccctgttgaaaaaaacagcatatgctggttaggtacattttgaagcatggcagctggtttgagctggtttatgctgatccttagttggtcatgagctggtttaagctggtctttagttggtccttagctggtcatgagctggttaagtactggtcctaagcaactagctccagctcaggagCAGCTTAAACCTGTTCATGAGCAACTAAGAAACAGCATAAACTAGCTCAAATCAacttccatgcttcaaaacatacctaaccagcatatgttgttttttaaacaggGAAGGTAGGGAGTTCACTTGGTTTACTAGGAACAGAGCTATTAACATGGCCCATAGTTTTAAGGACACAACATTGACAGAAAACTTTACAGGGCATGCATAATGGACAGAACAATATTCCTGGAGTTCTCTGAGGAGAGAGCACACCAAAAACAGCATAACTTCAGTGTTACAGTCAAATAcaactacaaaaacaaaaaaagagcaTAAAGAATGTAGGAAACGGTAAGACTGGAGAGAAGACATGTTTGGTGGGCAGAGGTGGTTGAAGTTATGGGAAGCACGGAATGGGAGTGCCTATTCACCTGCTGAAGCTGAGCGCGGGTGATTCGTATGACTGAGGGGAACTTGGTGTTTGCAGCAGTAGCTGGAATGGCAGGAAGTTTCCTGCGTCCAGGCGAATGGGCGGCACAGGGTTGGGAAGGTAGTGGCAGCGAGGCGTGGCACGAGGAGGTGGAAGAGGAAGGGTGCTGTTGGTGGTCTGCAGATTGGCTGCGGCGCATCCCGGGCAGGGCGCGCTGGTGTAGGGGGTCCGATAGGGTGGTCAGGAGGGTGTGCGGGCTAGGGGAGCGCAGGTGCAGGGGGCTGCACGTCCTTGCCACAAGTTCCTCAGGTTGGGATGCAGGAGAGGTGGGCAGCTAGAAAAGGAAATTGGGGAACAGTGGAAGGGAGGCGAAGAGGGTTTAGTGAGGTGAATCAGGTGAGTCAGGGACAATGAATGGGTAGTGTTGATAGagaaaagtaaagtaaaaatactgattaaaacAAATAGAAAGATAGGAGGTAATGAAGGAATGAGAGGAAGCAAAATGGCACAGCAGCATACATGTGGGTAGGAAGGGTGCAATTTCTAGAAAATTCAATTACGTCTTCCATAGAcctaaaatgaaactttcagAGTCAGTTATGAGCTCAAATCTGCAGcatactaataaaaataaaccagcTCTATGTGGTTTTACAACACTCCTCCCACAGACAGTGTCATGACCTAGGCAGTGAGGATACAAGAGCTCAGGTAACAGGATCAGCTTAACTCAGACTAACGTAAGCTTACATCACAGAACTGAGGCTGAGCTGTCTGTATCTCATTACTGTAGCTGATAGGCGAGCAGCCCTCAGAGACCACCTTTATCCTGCCGACACTAGTGTGTGCGTGGCATAAGAAGTGTTTGCCTTATCTAAGACATCCAAACAGGGCAGCTGGAAGGAAATTTTCAGGAGGGGTGTTAAGTGAAAAACACTAATTACtgtaatgtttacatttattaaaactaacatATTAATCAAAAAACAGGAGATTAAAACCTTATATTGTGTACCATTTGGTAACACTGCAGCTAACAGACATCCATTTAATCAAGTagtttatctatctatatctatatctatcatcaaaaagttgatttatttcactaattccattcaaaaagtgaaacttgtatattatattcattcattacacacagactgatatatttcaaatgtttatttcttttaattttgatgaatataactgacaactaaggaaaatcccaaattcagtatctcagaaaattagaatattactaatgaccaatacaaagaaagtatttttagaaatcttggccaactgaaaagtatgaacatgaaaagtatgagcatgtacagcactcattacttagttggggctccttttgcctgaattactgcagcaatgcggtgtggcatggagtcgatcagtctgtggcactgctcaggtgttattagagcccaggttgctctgatagtggccttcagctcttctgcattgttgggtctggcatatcacatcttcctcttcacaataccccatagattttctatggggttaaggtcaggtaagtttgctggccaattaagaacagggataccatggtccttaaaccaggtactggtagctttggcactgtgtgcaggtgccaagtcctgttggaaaatgaaatctgcatctccataaagttggtcagcagcaggaagcatgaagtgctctaaaacttcctggtatacggctacgttgaccttggacctcagaaaacacagtggaccaacaccagcagatgacatggcaccccaaaccatcactgaccgtggaaactttacactggacctcaagcaatgtggattgtgtgcctctcctctcttcctccagactctgggaccttgatttccaaaggaaatgcaaaatttactttcatcagagaacataactttggaccactcagcagcagtccagtcctttttgtctttagcccaggcgagacgcttctgacgctgtctgttgttcaagagtggcttgacacgacagctgaaacccatgtcttgcatacgtctgtgcgtagtggttcttgaagcactgactccagctgcagtccactctttgtgaatctcccccacatttttgaatgggttttgtttcacaatcctctccagggtgcggttatccctattgcttgtacacttttttctaccacatcttttccttcccttcgcctctctattaatgtgcttggacacagagctctgtgaacagccagcctcttttgcaatgaccttttgtgtcttgccctccttgtgcaaggtgtcaatggtcgtcttttggacaactgtcaagtcagcagtcttccccatgattgtgtagcctacagaactagactgagagaccatttaaaggcctttgcaggtgttttgagttaattagctgattagagtgtggcaccaggtgtcttcaaagttgaaccttttcacaatattcaaattttctgagatactgaatttgggattttccttagttgtcagttataatcatcaaaattaaaagaaataaacatttgaaatatatcagtctgtgtgtaatgaatgaatataatatataagtttcactttttgaatggaattagtgaaataaatcaactttttgatgatattctaattatatgaccagcacctgtatatatatatatttttttttttgggggggggggggggggggtttccAGTGGTGCTTTAGGCTAATTAGAATGCTATGCTTTAGTTGTATGTATCAGATTAATTAACAAACTTTGACTAGTAGGTGGCGAACATCATAGTCATGATGGCCACAAACCCGGGCATacaaattttgttttgtttttgatagATTAAAGTGTTGCCAAGATTGCCTCAACTTGGTAGGGATTACACAGTTTTCATATAAATTATTGCAAATTTAAGATGGCACTGTCACCATACTGCTCAGGTACCTTCGGGTCATGGTACCCATGACACCTTCCAAAATTCATCTTGATAAGCCAAAGCATTGCCAAGATAGAGCCTCACGTCCTGTTTGGCACCTTTGTTGACAAACTCATCCATTTGTAAACTTTTCCGAGGTCTAAAAATCACGTGACCACATTTTGGACTGTAGACAATTTGTAGAAGCAACAAAAACAATGTGTTTTCTGGGCCATAGTTACCTGTGTGAGGGCTCCTTCCGCCAGTGCCTCACCAGGGCTGGTGGGGGTAACAGGAGGTCCACCAGCAGTAGGGAATACACAGAGCTCCAACCGGTCCATCCTTTGTGGGCCCTGGACTGTGTGAGGCATGTGAGTTTCTCCTTGTATGGGACTAGGAGTGGATTCTTTATCCGGTGATTCATCCATTGGCTGCAAAACCTCTGGATCCTCTTCACACTCATCTGACGGGCTACTAGTCAGTTTGGCCTCATGACCAGGGCTACTTCCTGCTGCCTCTTTGAAGTCCTGCAGGTCAGAGCCCTTCTCTACCATCACCCAATCATGCAACTCAACATCTTGTAGACCTGAGCTCAGGTTTAGAGCAACAAAGCCACTGTTGGCTGCACCGTTGCCCTGCTCAGGAGATCCTGGTGAAGCAGGCTTGGGCGTGCCACCGCCAGAGCGGAATTCCTCGTCATAGTGCCAAACACGATCTGTGTGACTTCCGTTGGACATGGCCATGCCAGGGACACCATCAGCTTCCCTTTCCTGTGCTGTACCAGGTGGCTGCTTACCAGAACTGGTAACAGAAATCAAAAGAAGGCAGACTAAGTGTCCAGAACATACTGAAAAGTTGCTGAATACTTGAAATAATGCAATCTTGAGAGAAGAAGAGACTTACCAAGCCTCCACAAAACGCTCAGTGTTGGGTTTAGGCTCCAAAGTTAGCCTCTTCTCCAGCTCAAAGCTATGGATGTTGCGCAGTTTCCTCAGAAGAGGAGTGTCTCTATCTGAGGGCACCACCTCTGACCGGACTCGCACTGGTGAACCAATGCTAAGCCCTGCACGGGGACTCTGATTGCCTTGGTTGCTATGTTCATCCTCTGTTGCCATCTAGAAGAGAAGGACAACAGAATATGAAACCTGCACCAATAGACAATAGTGTGTAACGGTACATATATTCGTCCCAAACCGTCACGGTCTGGACATCACAGTTTGGTGCATATggtcagacgacgaatacagtcagtcacaggtgatccacactccaatccagaaggagGCACGCACGGTAATGCACGgctgtttgctaaccaccacaacaggaaaaagagcagaagaagagacTATCGATGCACCAACCCAAAACAAGGGTGTTTCTCAATACCAAGTACGCAAAGTATAATTTGAAATGACAACCCtgtctttttttgttaaatgtcagttttaatgaccaatatccattataaaagtataagtATAAAGTATAAGAAgctatacaataaaaaataaagacaagcaAACAATTTAGTCAAACGTACAAAGTACAACTACCTCAGGGGGGGACTAAATGCCACTAGGTGGAACAAACTGTAATTTGAActactgtctgttcaaaataaatgaaaagaaacctaTCATTGGTGATTtgttgctttttcctgttgtaccAAACCCATATTGACCCCAAAACCAAGGTACGTACCAAACCGTGACTTCTGTGTACCGTTACAACCCTAATAGACAAAGACGTATGGGATTGATTCAGTTCATGGTACACATTCTGGTACCTTCCAGACAGCAGGACAAATTCTGTTCCGGTTGCGATCCAGGTCCTCCCAGACATCAGTCTCCTGGTTCCTGAGAGGAAGGTGCGAAGATCCAGGCAGATGCTCGGGCCGAGCATTGTCCCCATCACTGAGCTGCTCATCTTGCAGAACTTCATCTGTGTTCTCCTTCATATCTCCAGGCACCATGGAGGCATTCAAAATGCTAGAAGAGAACAGAAGTACCAGAGTACTCTTCATGGTGATACCACTACTAAGAAAATCCAAATGTTTGAGAGTGAGTTCAACAAAAGTAAAGCAGTCACATGACTTACCCcatctgagctggtgtgaggcGTGTGTGATGCTGTGGCGTGTTTGCCGCAGTGGTGATTGTCTGTGGGCTATCTGAGCTCATCCTTTCCCAATCATACGGGTCATTTTCCACTACGTTGTAGGTTCTCATGCTATTCTCAAAAACGGTTCTCAGTAGCTAGAGTGGAGAGATAATTTTCAAGTCAGATCGACCAATAACTGCTGGATAttacactgatttttttttaaaagtatcatattttttttacctgatAGTCAGGTTTGGTAAAGTAGTCCAGATTACTGATGTGGTCCAGAAAGACATTGAAGTCTGGGGGCAGGTGTTTCAACATGAGCCGATGATCGTACGTCTCTTTTAATTTCCCCACTTGCTCCtaatgcataaatatataaatattatcatcacttcacaacagacaggAATATGCTTTTCATAGCACTTCTTCCTCCAGCCTGATCAGCACCTTGTCTTTTATCTTCCTCCAGGGTAGTTGCCCGACCAAGAATTCCACCAGCATGTAGAACAAAGACCACAAGTCATCATGTCTTCCCATCTCCTGTGACAGTAAGACCAAAACAAATCTGATCAGACCACAAATATCCTGGTAATTGAAACACTGCCAACAACATCTGAGACTGCAGAAACAACAGAGCAAACAAGGCAGATTCTTACCTTGTTCTTGTGGGCATTGACTGAGGCGTATCGTACTGTACCTCTAAACCCTGCAACAGGACGCGGCTAAGAGAGAAAAGAATCTTAcagtatacaaatatataaaacccAGTGACAGATAAATTCTATAAACAAGCACAGTCAGAAAGACCGTATTAGAAATGACTATTGATACTGACCGGTCTGACTTCTTGACAGGAGTTTGTAAACTGGCGTGCCAAACCAAAGTCTAACATGTAGCATGTTCGACATGTGCTAGGGAATCGGCCCATGGCAAAGTTGGACTGAAAACAGTGTGAACAAGCCATTCATTACAATGAGGTTGTAAtcttttaagtaaaaaatatacttttaaacatCCTATTAATATACTAACTATACagtatacttaagtatacttcTACTTATTTACaacacagaaatatatatattttgtaaaacagCTAAAACAACAATTCTTACCGGTTTAATGTCACGGTGTAAAAAGCCCACTGAGTGGATGCTCTCGATTGCCTCCAGTATCTGCAGACACAGTCTGAGTGTAGTGCTGACTGTGAAAGTACCACGGTTCATGCTCCTCCTCAGATCCGCTAAATTACGGCCCTGCAAAAGCCAAAAAGGCAACAGTTAATTGTTTTGGCTAcaaatatttgatcaaaaggGAAGTTTGATATAAAgccataaataaatgaacacagATTACAAAGTCTGTAGTCATAAAATTCATATATAAAttacaacaaacaaaaagaaaaatctacatcttaaatgtataaataaattaacgTATGCTGTAGGTAAGAGATGCATTTACCTAGTGTATGTATCCTATGCTTTAAGGCAACGGTTTCCTTATGTGTCACATAGAAGCTTTAACCATCGTTATTGTCCATTTATCATCTTTATAGCTTTCTGTGTATATTACTGCACTCTCATATTAAATACAACTATTAGGTGAGCCAAATCATCATCATAAATTAACTGTAATATTAGGCACacattaaatggttagttcacccaaaaatgaaaattctgtcatcatttatttaccctcatgttgttccagacccgtaagactttcattcatctttggaacacaaattaagttatttttaataaaatatgagcgatttctgtccctccattaacactccacacaactaccactttgacgcttcaaaaagttcataaagagatcgtaaaaataatccatatttaTTAAGCGGTTTAgtgcaaattttctgaagagactcgatcactttataggATGAACAGATATAATTTAggctcacatacacacattgatcagcgaacataaacagaagctcaaccaaacttGCTTGACGCgttcactggttcttgcggaagctcaaacgtgctgcgtaacgcacgagaatgaacctcatttgtTCTTGCAGGTCAcgcgaacatgcttgagcttaaAAAAATGTGGACTAAatcgctcaattcatatggattagttttataatctctttatgaactttttgaagtctcaaagtggtagttgcgtagcagtctatggagggacagaaatcgctcagattttattgaaaatatcttccaaagatgaactaaagtctttggtttggaatgacatgagggtgagtaaatgatgacagaattttcatttttgggtgaactatccctttcaacAAACACGTTACTCGTCAATCAGGCCTCACCTGAAGTTCCATGACAACATAGTTAAAGCGATCATTGCGGCCACATCCAACAAACCGACAAACGTGATCTTTTCCTGAAACAGCAATGAGATGACACTTCATTAGACAACATATCATTATAACTCATTTCACATTCATAGAGGCCAACCAGTCATAACAGAAGTCGTTTACATATAGAAGTCTTACAAGTACAGCAGCAAAAAAGCCTGTTTAGTTCTAAGGATCAAAAAGGTGGAAAATGTTGTTTGGTACATGACAAACATATAAGTGGACTTCAAAGAGAATCCAAAATTGTATATGACaaatagtaaatagtaattTTGCTTCTTTTTCTGTCCATGTGATCCTTTACTCCTCCTCCTATTATGGATGTCTGTCCAGAGGTGGGGGAGGTTTATAGATTTAGTTTAGTGCGACTCGGCTCTCTTGGGACACCCTCTGGGCTGCAGTAGCAGATCAGATCAGCTTCATCCATATTCCACTCTGACATGAAACACTCTACAGCTTTTGCCTCTTCCACCCAGTCTCAAGTGCtctattattatgattattatgttATAAGAGTGATGATGAtccatttaattatttatagaGTATCAATATAAAgaattttgtgaaaaatgaCATGCTACTTTTTTGCTAGTGTCTAGTAAATttgcatatattaaaataaaaacaacagtatCATGTTATGTGTGCATCACTGCTAGTGGTCTGTTTTGTTTACTTCTCTTCCCACGGGGTGAGTAGATAGAGAGATCTCCAGTTACAAGTCTTTCCCTCAGGAAGAGATAAAACCACTCTGTCCTATCATACAGCCATATTACAGCCAACATGATACAAGTACATcgattttttttcattagcaGTGTGGAGAGGTTGAGGATATAATGGAGGAAGACTGTAAAAGGAGGGAAAGAGGATAATGACGGTGTCATTGCTGGGCTCTGCTAATTGATTTGTTGATTCTTTGCCCAGTAAAAGAGAGAACAGTTTGATTTCAAGGTTGGCTACAGATCCTTACAGTGCGAAGAGTTGTTTTACAATCATAGATGTTCTTTGCTCTTTTTGAAACCGTTCAGATTCCCTCTTTGAAATAGTAATGTATATAACTGAATCAAAACCATAGTGATAAAGCAGTATTTCTATAAGTTTTAATCAAGAAAAAAGTGGCAAAAGATATGctacagtttaaaagtttggggtcagtaagatttttttaatgttttcatttatttatgtaaggCATTTCTTTGgtaagaaatacagtaaaaacagtaatattgtgaaatattattacaatttaaaacaactgttttctatttttaatacattttaaaatgtaacttattcctct
This window of the Ctenopharyngodon idella isolate HZGC_01 chromosome 17, HZGC01, whole genome shotgun sequence genome carries:
- the ttbk2a gene encoding tau-tubulin kinase 2 isoform X3; protein product: MSAGQEQTDILSTGILVKERWKVVKKIGGGGFGEIYEALDLMNRTNVALKAESAQQPKQVLKMEVAVLKKLQGKDHVCRFVGCGRNDRFNYVVMELQGRNLADLRRSMNRGTFTVSTTLRLCLQILEAIESIHSVGFLHRDIKPSNFAMGRFPSTCRTCYMLDFGLARQFTNSCQEVRPPRPVAGFRGTVRYASVNAHKNKEMGRHDDLWSLFYMLVEFLVGQLPWRKIKDKEQVGKLKETYDHRLMLKHLPPDFNVFLDHISNLDYFTKPDYQLLRTVFENSMRTYNVVENDPYDWERMSSDSPQTITTAANTPQHHTRLTPAQMGILNASMVPGDMKENTDEVLQDEQLSDGDNARPEHLPGSSHLPLRNQETDVWEDLDRNRNRICPAVWKMATEDEHSNQGNQSPRAGLSIGSPVRVRSEVVPSDRDTPLLRKLRNIHSFELEKRLTLEPKPNTERFVEACSGKQPPGTAQEREADGVPGMAMSNGSHTDRVWHYDEEFRSGGGTPKPASPGSPEQGNGAANSGFVALNLSSGLQDVELHDWVMVEKGSDLQDFKEAAGSSPGHEAKLTSSPSDECEEDPEVLQPMDESPDKESTPSPIQGETHMPHTVQGPQRMDRLELCVFPTAGGPPVTPTSPGEALAEGALTQLTAQRPSVLSSQSASDSVPLERRDTDNGNNEIHPQDNTADINSPQEQAAFQPTSPSNVEGDPLLNGNSPQKPSSPVPSLVPSPRTPPSLHSPVMMNSCLTPPLDTQRDNNEQLPLHSIEPNQCSLEEGKEGGPTRNGSSSPASIPKQDPSHRHSRIPVLEPSSLLDPPPGSAKEKLFQRRVHHIPVSPSASPTLSSDRRVIMAAMQRDQISSASSERSQDDESLLGSRSDRHGDDAPSLSSSSSPLLRKSKIPRPVTPTTASAETITAHLVPRPPPGKPPSRSTVDARLRRYRISTGSTSDSDLLTCLAQLMASSPRGSPHHSCSSPQHVGTRHVFVSPIAAHHLHQRSSSASPRSSSSLQRSVSSSPSRHEHRGGCLARSRSPPSFSGSPPLRRSYPHTQEGCCGRQARAATMHTQRGKSAIRELRCLSKLSR